The Paenibacillus sp. 481 DNA window AGCTTGGACTTCAATCTGAGCTGCGCATGGGCAACTTGGATGCAAAGCGCGACTGGGGATTTGCAGGGGACTACGTTAAGGCGATGTGGTTGATGCTACAGCAAGACACGCCAGATGATTACGTTATTTCCACAGGTGAAATGCATACGGTTCAAGAGTTGGTTGAAATCGCATTTGGGCACGTAGGACTTAACTGGCAAGACTATGTTGTTATTGATCCGAAGTTTGTTCGTCCAGCGGAAGTTGATCTCTTGCTAGGAGATTGTACAAAGGCTAAACAGCAACTTGGATGGGATCTTGAAGTAGGCTTTGAGCAGCTTATTAAGATGATGGTAGATAGTGATTTGGAAAAATACAAGGGTTAAGAATGGAGTTACTGCTATGAAAAAAGCAATTATAACCGGAGGAACCGGATTTGTAGCGGGACATTTGGCTAATAGTCTAATTAATAAAGGGTACACTGTAATCGGGACAACAAGAAACTGTTGTCCTGAGTTGCATTTTAAGGAAACTTTTGAAATATTAAAAATTAACTATGATGATGTTGATGCATGGAAGAGGTTATTAGATAACTTTCGACCTGATGAAATTTATCATCTTGCTGGGCAAAGTTCTGTGAGTGAATCTTGGAAGGCTAAAGTGAGTACAATCAACGCTAACTTAGTTAATACAATTAATATTCTGGAAGCTATAAGGCAGAGTGAAGTCTGGGAGAGTGTGAAAATTTTAACTGTGGGTTCTTCAGAGGAATACGGTCATATTAATGATCTAAATGCCATTACAGAACGAACTCCTCTTCAACCTATCAGTCCGTATGGTATCTCAAAGGCGTCTGTTTCTATGCTTGCTAGGCAATACTCTAAAGTTTACAAATTGAATATTATTCATGCTAGGCCTTTTAATCATATCGGACCAGGTCAATCATTAGGTTTTATTACTAGTGATTTTGCGAAGCAAATTATTTCTATTGAGAAGGGGTTACAAGCTCCAATAATAAATGTTGGCAATTTAGAAGCCCAGCGAGATTTTACAGATGTAAGGGATATTGTTGAGGCATATGTGAGGCTAATGGAGGGTGGAATACCTGGAGAAGTTTATAATGTATGTTCGGGGCAGCCTAAATCAGCCCAATCAATTCTAGATTCATTAATAGAAGTTAGTTGTGTTTCAAACGGTATAGAGATCTTAAGAGATGAAACAAAATTAAGGCCCTCTGATTACCCTTGCTATTTTGGGGATTATAGCAAATTGAAACAGGAAACTGGTTGGGAACCAAGAATAACTTTGACCGAGTCACTTAAAGATATTTTAGATTATTGGCGTACTCACATTAAATAACATAAACCCTTTATTATTAAGACTAATCTGATGGGTGGTATACAAGTAATAATATGATGCGAATTTTTGGGGAGATTTTTGAATACAGACAAATGCTGGTGAGCGTGGTGCGAAAAGAGCTGCGTTCTCGGTACAAAGGCTCATTTTTAGGTTTTTTATGGACCTTTGTAAATCCATTATTGCAGCTCATTATTTATTCGATTGTTTTTCCGTTTATCTTAAGAAATAACCAAGAGAATTATCCTATGTTTCTTTTTGTTGCCTTACTTCCTTGGATTTTCTTTACTACTTCTATTCAAGGGGCGACAAATAGTATTGTAGGAGGGGCTAATCTAGTTAAAAAAATATATTTTCCCCGGATGATTCTCCCTCTTTCCGTTGTGTGTACTAATCTAATGAATTACATCTTTGGACTAGTTATTGTATTTGCTGCTCTTTTGATTACAGGAATTGATTTAACTCTAAATGTTTTTTGGCTACCTGTCATTTTAGCTATAGAGTTTATTTTTATATTAGGGATAGCATTATTGTTCTCTGCTCTTTATGTGAGATTTAGAGATTTAGAGCATATCGTAGGTATATTGACAATGGTATGGTTTTATATTACGCCAATCGTATTTGATATGGATATATTCCCTGAAAAGATTGCGGACTTGATTGGCTATAATCCAATGGTTCCGATAATTAATGGTTTTAGAAGTATTTTGCTATATGGAACTCAGCCGGACTGGGGTACATTACTGTATTCTCTAGGTGTTGGACTTGTGTTATTAGTGATAGGGATATTTGTGTTCCAAAAATGTGAGAAGACCTTCGCGGAGGAACTATAAATAATGAAAGAACAAACGGTTATAAATATTAAAAATGTTAGTAAAGCTTTTAAAATATATCATGACAAGCCACTTACATTAAAAGAAAAAATACTGCGCTTACGGAGCAATGAACATAGTGAGTTTCTCGCAGTAAATAATTTAAGCCTTGAAATAAAAAAAGGTGAGACCGTCGGATTAATAGGTCATAACGGTTGTGGCAAAAGCACGCTATTAAAGCTAATCACCAAAATATTATATCCAGACTCCGGGGAAATAATTGTTGATGGTAGAATATCTAGCTTAATTGAATTAGGAGCGGGGTTTCACCCCGATTTCACGGGTAGGGAAAATATATATACCAATGCTTCAATATTTGGATTGTCCCGCAAAGAAATTAATGAAAAAATAGATGAAATTATAGAATTCTCAGAACTTGGTGGTTTTATTGAAAATCCAGTGAGAACGTATTCATCTGGAATGTATATGCGGTTGGCATTTTCAGTTGCAATTAATGTTAATCCAGAGATTTTACTGATTGATGAGATTCTCTCTGTTGGAGATGAAAATTTCCAGAAAAAGTGTTTCGAAAAAATTAAAAGCTTCAAATTAAGTGGCGCTACGATTGTAATCGTAACACATGATCTAGGAACAGTTGAGAAAATATGCGATAGAGTTGTGTGGATAAATAAAGGAATAATTGTGGAGCAGGGTGCGTCTGATCGGGTAGTTAATTTATATCAACAACATATGAATGAAAAGTTTGTTGAGCAGAAACAGATCGAATTTAAAAAGCAAGAAAAGCAGGAAAAGCAAGAAAAGGAAATCGAGATAGAAGAGTCTCAATCAAGCAATGTTATTGGGACAAGTGATGAAAGCACATTAACGTTTTCTGATGATGTAAGATGGGGATCCAGAGAAGTTGAGATAACTGAAGCCAGAATGATTAATAAACACGGTGAGAGCACAAATGTCATTACTGCGGGTGAATCTGTCACTGTAGAAATTGACTATAAAATAAATTCTCCTCAAAAGGAATATATTTTTGGGATGGGCTTTTACACAGAAGAGAATGTTCTCCTTTATGGGAATAACACCCAGATTGATAAAATGAAAATTACGAACATGAGAAGTAAAGGTACTGTAAAATTTGTTGTTCAATCATGTAATCTTCTGTCAGGTAAATATAAGCTTAATGTGGCTGTAGTCGAAGGTAATCATAGAGCCTTAGATTTTATTAAATATTATATGGAATTCACAGTTGTATCGAGAGATAGATCTGTTGGATTGATTTCTATTGATCATCATTGGGAACTGGACTAGTTGAAAAATAAGTGTTAAGTCATACAAGGAGGTATAGGTGATGAGCTTAAAGTATACAAGTGTGGAGCATGAAGTGATTTTTAATAAGCTCATGGAAGGTTTACAGCGTACAGAGGATATAAATCAAAGTATCCCTTTCCAAAACAACAGTATAGAAAAGAACAAATACATGGAAGAAATCCATACTCATATAAATGTGATGTCCAACACAAGAGAGAATCGTGCCCATAGATATATTCATTCCCACAGAAAAGTGTTGGGTCCTTTTATTGTGTTTGGAAAAAAAGTGGTTAGAAAATTTTTGAAGTGGTATTTAGATCCTGTAGCTAATCAGCAGACTGAGTTCAACAATGCTGTAACGCCTGCTATAGGGAGAACTACTGAGTTACTAAATAGTGTGTTGGATAAGCAGTCAGAAATGGAACAAGCACACTCCAATAGGATTGAACAGTTGCAGAGCGAACATAAGGAAGCGTTAGAAAAAGCTCAGGTCCAACAACTACAGTCTGAACAGTCTATTCAAAATCTTGAACAAGAACAGTATGGTTATAAACTACAAATTGAATCTCTAAATCAACATATAGACTCTCTAAATCGACATACAGACTCTTTAATTCAACAAATAGAATCTACGAATCAATTCGTAAATTCTATGAGTAAAATAAATGAAATTTATGCAAAACAAGTAGATGAGATTAACAATAAACTAAACAAGTTGAATGATATAGCTCAAATTGATAACAATGATCAAAGTTTCTTTTTGAAAACCACATATTCACAATCAGGTGAAGATAGCATATTAGCATATTTGATTATGGTTCTAGGAATACCACTAGAAGAAGTTAGTTATATAGATCTGGGCGCGAATCACGCCAAGGAAATGAGCAACACGTATCATTTTTATAAATCGGGAGCTAAGGGCGTTTTGGTAGAAGCCAACCCGCAGCTAATACCAGAACTAAAATTTTACCGGCATAAAGATATAATATTAAACAATTGTGTGGATGTCCATTCAGGCCATTATGTTGATTTTTATATACTTAACGGTGACGGATTA harbors:
- a CDS encoding ABC transporter permease, producing the protein MMRIFGEIFEYRQMLVSVVRKELRSRYKGSFLGFLWTFVNPLLQLIIYSIVFPFILRNNQENYPMFLFVALLPWIFFTTSIQGATNSIVGGANLVKKIYFPRMILPLSVVCTNLMNYIFGLVIVFAALLITGIDLTLNVFWLPVILAIEFIFILGIALLFSALYVRFRDLEHIVGILTMVWFYITPIVFDMDIFPEKIADLIGYNPMVPIINGFRSILLYGTQPDWGTLLYSLGVGLVLLVIGIFVFQKCEKTFAEEL
- a CDS encoding GDP-mannose 4,6-dehydratase — encoded protein: MKKAIITGGTGFVAGHLANSLINKGYTVIGTTRNCCPELHFKETFEILKINYDDVDAWKRLLDNFRPDEIYHLAGQSSVSESWKAKVSTINANLVNTINILEAIRQSEVWESVKILTVGSSEEYGHINDLNAITERTPLQPISPYGISKASVSMLARQYSKVYKLNIIHARPFNHIGPGQSLGFITSDFAKQIISIEKGLQAPIINVGNLEAQRDFTDVRDIVEAYVRLMEGGIPGEVYNVCSGQPKSAQSILDSLIEVSCVSNGIEILRDETKLRPSDYPCYFGDYSKLKQETGWEPRITLTESLKDILDYWRTHIK
- a CDS encoding FkbM family methyltransferase — encoded protein: MSLKYTSVEHEVIFNKLMEGLQRTEDINQSIPFQNNSIEKNKYMEEIHTHINVMSNTRENRAHRYIHSHRKVLGPFIVFGKKVVRKFLKWYLDPVANQQTEFNNAVTPAIGRTTELLNSVLDKQSEMEQAHSNRIEQLQSEHKEALEKAQVQQLQSEQSIQNLEQEQYGYKLQIESLNQHIDSLNRHTDSLIQQIESTNQFVNSMSKINEIYAKQVDEINNKLNKLNDIAQIDNNDQSFFLKTTYSQSGEDSILAYLIMVLGIPLEEVSYIDLGANHAKEMSNTYHFYKSGAKGVLVEANPQLIPELKFYRHKDIILNNCVDVHSGHYVDFYILNGDGLSTPDIDTANQFCQMNSTLKIIDKQSIKTITYDDIVSIYLGKAPTILSIDIEGKDMEIIHSINWEDNRPLIIVAEMIEYSIELAYHTKNEALKEYLNSKDYDEYAFTGINSIYLDKRYLKERAVKK
- a CDS encoding ABC transporter ATP-binding protein, with the protein product MKEQTVINIKNVSKAFKIYHDKPLTLKEKILRLRSNEHSEFLAVNNLSLEIKKGETVGLIGHNGCGKSTLLKLITKILYPDSGEIIVDGRISSLIELGAGFHPDFTGRENIYTNASIFGLSRKEINEKIDEIIEFSELGGFIENPVRTYSSGMYMRLAFSVAINVNPEILLIDEILSVGDENFQKKCFEKIKSFKLSGATIVIVTHDLGTVEKICDRVVWINKGIIVEQGASDRVVNLYQQHMNEKFVEQKQIEFKKQEKQEKQEKEIEIEESQSSNVIGTSDESTLTFSDDVRWGSREVEITEARMINKHGESTNVITAGESVTVEIDYKINSPQKEYIFGMGFYTEENVLLYGNNTQIDKMKITNMRSKGTVKFVVQSCNLLSGKYKLNVAVVEGNHRALDFIKYYMEFTVVSRDRSVGLISIDHHWELD